In one Gossypium hirsutum isolate 1008001.06 chromosome D09, Gossypium_hirsutum_v2.1, whole genome shotgun sequence genomic region, the following are encoded:
- the LOC107892159 gene encoding uncharacterized protein YciO, with product MAGTKLFPTQSTHSLSFRHFFALAPPLAVSYPTRVPLDCAKLSRLRVLAMAAKKSPKRLKYSTPRVPKIDDLVYVEVDPSGTENWKLEPVIELLNQGAVGVIPTDTVYAIVCHLKSHSAIERLRRIKNIEPSKPLSILCRSLRDIDNYTTGFPRGDGQGHANIFRAVKHCLPGPYTFILTASKELPKQCVRYGTTTAKYAARKNVGVRMPDDAICQAILEKMDAPLISTSVKWPKENEWMIDPVVIADIYGAEGLDFVVDGGIRVADPSTVVDMTRASPKIIRLGKGPKLHWMASEDDNESAVYADELIPSAT from the exons ATGGCGGGAACGAAACTGTTCCCTACCCAATCCACTCACTCCCTTTCCTTTCGCCACTTTTTCGCACTCGCTCCGCCGCTTGCGGTGTCGTATCCCACCCGTGTCCCCCTCGACTGTGCTAAACTCAGTAGGCTTCGCGTCTTAGCTATGGCGGCTAAAAAGAGTCCGAAGCGTCTCAAGTACTCTACTCCTCGCGTTCCCAAG ATAGATGATTTGGTTTACGTGGAAGTCGATCCTTCGGGAACTGAAAACTGGAAACTTGAACCTGTAATTGAACTTTTAAACCAAGGAGCTGTTGGTGTTATTCCTACTGATACCGT GTATGCTATAGTTTGTCATTTGAAAAGCCATTCAGCTATTGAACGTCTTCGAAG AATAAAAAACATTGAACCTTCCAAG CCACTTAGTATTTTATGCCGCTCTCTTCGAGACATTGACAATTATACGACGGGGTTCCCTCGTGGTGATGGCCAAGGTCATGCGAATATTTTTCGAGCTGTTAAGCATTGCTTGCCTGGGCCT TATACTTTCATCTTAACTGCAAGCAAAGAGTTGCCAAAACAATGTGTGAGGTATGGCACAACTACAGCAAAATATGCTGCAAGGAAAAATGTAGGTGTTCGTATGCCCGATGATGCTATATGTCAAGCAATATTAGAAAAGATGGATGCACCTTTAATATCCACAAG TGTCAAGTGGCCAAAAGAAAATGAGTGGATGATAGATCCGGTTGTGATAGCTGATATATATGGAGCAGAG GGTCTTGATTTTGTCGTTGATGGTGGCATAAGAGTTGCTGATCCTTCTACTGTTGTTGACATGACTAGGGCTTCTCCCAAAATTATACGGCTTGGAAAG GGACCCAAATTGCACTGGATGGCATCAGAAGATGATAACGAATCTGCTGTCTATGCAGACGAGCTCATTCCATCAGCCACTTAA